The window CTACaggtgtgggattccttcctcagctcctccagaccaggaaggtattcccggctgggtagaaccaaccagtcagttcagagaattgCCCAGACTCCTCCCACCAATAGGTAAGgtcctatgtaaagaacaaaggtttgtattcatgttggaacaaaaagcaaattcttaagtaatatttacatttacagccaaccacagccacccctcattctggtacctggggCAAAAGCCAAACTGGAGCACAGAACAatgagtgggcagggcttcccccctACCATAAGGAATTAATGACTGTGTCTGAAAGTTTAACAGCTGTTCCAGGCTGAATCCCTaagtaaagaacttcaggtttgtatgttgggaaaaatacaaattactttaataaaaattggCTATTTTGTGACCATCCTTTGGATGACAATTGtattcctgttttgaaaaatgcagttttattcCTTTGTAGGAAAAGCTCTTGAAGATGATTACTTCAAGGGTTATGGGAAAATCTGTTTTCATTCAGTACAAGGTCACTTTAATGGTACCTGTTAAAAGTAAATAGTACACCATATACTAATACTACTTCAATATTtacttgaaatggtaaaaaatagttGCAAAAATGTCCAGGGTACGGTTTATTGATAGGCAAACATTGTGGCGAGAGTGTACAAAAAATAagtgtacaaaaatacaattggtTTGATACAAAACACAGGAGCATGACAGCTTATCACATGCTGTGAGGTAATTCATGTAGTATTCAATACTACACATGAAAAACATAAGCAATAGAGTCACAACGGTGATCCTTTCCCGAGGCAGTGACTCAAGTTGTATCCGCCTTCAGTcagatcttaataataatagtaataataatactgtattctttattCCAACTCACACAATCTAGATGgagaacataaaattataaaaatgataattggcaataaatacagtacttaagataaaaaaaattataaaaatgaaaaaagtgaagaattcttaGCATCGTAAGATCGGATCGACGAATGTCAAGACCTTCATAACCCGGGGACTCCCTGTACTGTAGATGTTAACACTGAAAACTGACCAAGTTGACAACACAAGACTTCCCATGCTGAGGAGTTACATAAGGTCTCTAGTGCTTCCATACCAGACACACACGCTTCCTTTCTGCACTGATCAGCTACATAAGATACATACCATCacatttctcttttctcctcaaAGGTTATTCTTAACACAAAAGAGATTTTTCAAGTTTGGCTCATGTGAACAGTTCCATCAGTGCAAgcaggtatgagagagagagagagagagagagagagagagagagagagagagagagagagagagagagagagagagagagagagagagagagagagagagagaaatttttcagtatccttatGACCATCTGTGGGCAACATTTCCTTCCCTTCGTGGTCAATATGTCAATACGTCAAGATAACTGACAGTTATCTTACGTCCCCCTCACTCCAAAGGATCCAAGAAAAGACTGGGAAtgatattttttaagatttaaaaaaattcactaaacaaatacaaaaagttgtaattatagcagggaaaatatgaaaaaattaacagcaaagtAACGTCGTGTTTATctgtaaaactacagtatacaaaacaaataaatgtacgttacatatgcataaaaatctctctcttttcagtgagtgagagagagagagagagagagagagagagagagagagagagagagagggagagagagagaactgaatggaTTATAAAGTTTACAcaaagggccaagcactggaacctacaaagttaggtatgagagagagagagagagagagagagagagaatttcaacgttaaatttttatacatttattcagtaaacagTATTGTACAGTTTGGTTTTCATTATGTGTACAGTAGAGTATTGTAGAGTATTCTGTACTGGttataagcatatactgtacagtactgtagtcataaaacaggtaaaaaaataaaatacaaaatgataatttttgtgaTATAATTATTAGGATACAGtatacctactgttaaagttagcttatatctttgcacCATTAGGTGTGATTGgtatacaaaaatgttttaaaatgacgCTTGGCTAATCCTCTATGACTGTCTCTGTCATCACCTGTTTCCCTTCAGGTGGCGTTGGAATGTTTAGGTTCTAGTCAGCATTCTTCAAGACCActcactaagatgtggggaggctgggtgggtttcctctttaacagtaggtaagaatccaaataattgatttcgtcatggatattatcattatttgcaatgaatcttacctactgttaaagttagctgactaccacactgaatgaggatggtgggttagtgtggCCAGAGAAGCAATGTTCAACCAAGCAAACTGGTTGAGGCTGGAAATGCCCATGGCTCCATGGCCTCCTTGCATGACAACTGTCCAATTTACCCTCCCAACTCTCAACTTCTCTGTGTGAAGAGTGTGGGGAGAAGGATATCGtgcctcaacagctaggctaacaTACAGCTTATGTGGTCATGCTCAACCAAAACATTCAGTCTCCACAAACTCCTTCCTATACAGCCtgatgctttcatctctgcttattgtagatgacataatgcatgAACAGAAAACAAGCGCAATACCGTACAGGAGAAAATAAgccaaaaatcatcaaaattattactaatgctGATTTACATTGCCTGCATAAGGGCgaggcatgaagaattctgacaaaaatgtaaacattccagtgccacctggtgggaaatgGGTGAATACAAGAGACAGTCATAGTGGGTTagccaagttattttttttttattttgtatgccgAGCGCACCTAATGGCGCAAaaatgtaagctaactttaacatcaGGTAAGACTCATTCCATATACAGTAACTGACATTTGTAatctgtgaagtttttttttttttttttttttaccatatctaCAAATTTCCAAACTCCACTGAGGGTTTTCTGTAAATGGCTActttccagtatgaattctcagaTGAATTATAAGATGTTTCCGGGAATAAGCTTTCCCACAttcttgcacatgaatggcttctcttctgtatgaattttcatatgatttGTAAGACCacttgtaaaagaaaaacactttccCACATTTCTTGcccatgaatggcttctctcctgtataGAAGACAATagagaatttagggcaaaggccaagcaatgggactcatgaggtcattcagagctgaaacagaattaacagtgaaaaaaaagtttgaaatgtgtagcaggatgaaaacctcaaagcagctgaggactatgagtcaattgttagcagagggtggaaagtacgatggaaggaagagaaaattaatggAGGTACACTAGAAGGAAGAAAGGgtctgcagctaggggctgaaggaatgctgcaaagacttgagtaatgcctaaattgtaccacatgaggtgcattgatgggaCTACACCCCTATGAGattttctccagtatgaattctcatatgaactgtaagttgATGTTTCTGGGAAAATACTTTCCCACATTTCtcgcacatgaatggcttctctccagtatgacttctcatatgacgtgtaagacttcgtttctgggaaaatgcttttccacattccttgcacatgaatggcttctctccagtatgcattctcatatgacgtgtaagatttggtttcctggaaaatgcttttccacattccttgcacatgaacggcttctctccagtatgaattctcatatgatctGTAAGACTTGGtgtctgggaaaatgctttcccacagtccttgcacatgaatggcttctctccagtgtgaattCTCATATGAAGTGTAAGATCTGActtcctggaaaatgcttttccacattccttgcacatgaatggcttctctccagtatgacttctcatatgaaTTTTAACATCTGATTCCTGGGAAAATgttttcccacattccttgcacatgaatggcttctctccagtatgtattctcatatgacgtgtaagatttggtttctgggaaaatgctttcccacattccttgcacatgaatggcttctctccagtatgtagTGTCATATGATTTGAAAGATGtggtttcctggaaaatgctttcccacattccttgcacatgaatggcttctctccagtatgaattctcatatgatgtgtaagatttggtttctgggaaaatgctttcccacattccttgcacacgaatggcttctctccagtatgacttctcatatgaaCTTTCAGAACTGATtcctgggaaaatgctttcccacattccttgcacatgaatgctTTCGCTCTGGTAGGATTTGTGATATGACTTGTAAGATTAGTTTTCTTGTAAAATGCTTTCTCACTGTCAGTGGATCTGAAACGCTTCTCTCCATTCtgactattccttctttcttgttttacttcctttttgcaagatatttgatctttttcattcactactgaattcatttcataagaatattcatcatcttcattagacTCACAGAATACCTCTGGCTCTATTTTGATGTCCATCAATGGATCCAGAGACAAAGAGTCATCATTACTGGTTTCACTAAAGGCAgccatgttgctgttttcttgcTTTATGGAAGGTAGTGATAATGaatcttcagtttcacttttcaaaggaaattctaaagaatgttctggattcattttagccttttgtCCATAAATGTTCACAATATCTTTTCCCAATAAGGTACAGGTTGATATTACTGTACTACTGCTTTAAACACTTCTTCAACAAACTGAATCACGTTAAAATACATCGacctctttatattttctgtgaatACATAATGCCATGCAAGAATGATACATAACCCTGTTCTGTAATGACAATGTGTTCCGTTGACAATTCTTAACAAAAAACTGCTTACAAATGATTATCCAATATATCTGTTATAAATTAAGTACTACAATATCTTGAAGGACTACAACCAGATTTCATTGCTGATGTATGAATCTAATATTCACAACAGGTTTTACTGGTTGCTGATGTAATTTGTAAAGCAGGAGTACAATCATTAACCGTTGTTTCTTACATTTTAAGAACTGCTATTGGGAATGTTGCATGTAGTACCATCAAACACACAAGCATTCCCAAAATCTTGATGCTGCTCAAAactgacgaaggaaggaaggctcttctgagggagaatctgaaatcaaagaaAGCAACAGAGTTAGGAAACATAATGCCACAACTGAAGCAAAAtgacatttctataataaaatgaagttttcataataaaactaatattgtaatgcttacctgaacacctgaattagccctggtcacctaccagcccgaactatatccccataactCATTACCCattaagtgggtaattaactgtcagcattaccaacgcttacaggaaaatcttgtcaagtgagttacctagcgtaccgttggcaacgctgctgcaagtcccggctgtgtatggccgagatccccaattgagtttttcattaatcagattgaagtggggaggagggtgggaaccattcaggtgttcaggtaagtattacaatattagttttattatgaaaacttcatattgcaatacactccctgaacacctgaattagcctgattaacaaaatttagtggaggtggatTCAATTTACGTCAGACCGACCCACCAACAagtaaagcaggtaactcattattcgcctactaTTGCATATAAACTAATCCTCACCTGTTTGTCCACTCGGCAGGTGGGGATGCCTGAAAGGAGAGAGTACCCTCAACGTCAGTCTCGAGTCACGATACTGTCTGGGTCGAGCTACCTCCCTCGTGGTATTCAGAGAAAACCTCCCACGGATGAAGAGAAAAACAAcccccatgtggctaatcaaagcctcaCATGTAGCGGAGCAAggtgaacctcccatgtggctattcatagcctctcatgtatggaggagtacaaCAAACCCCCCacgtggctattgtagcctctcatgtatggaggataAATTGAGTGTGCAGTCGGATCTTCTGATTCATAGCTCTCCATTGCCGTCGATGCTGTGCCGAATGGGTGAATAAATCGAGCTCAAAAAACACCTGGATTTACCCAACTTCACTGAATTACTGTCAAATCTCGTAATCCGTAAATGACTTTCGATTCACTGGTAGTTCTACTTTTCTATCCTAAGTTGTCTAACCCCGCCCTCACTCCTCGCCCCCCCCTTAGTTTACCCTTTACTAAAGAATTGAATTGGCCGCCACAAAAGGACCCAGCAAGTAACCCTTCTCCGACGAAAATTGAATGTCCTAACCCTTAAAAGGGAACCGAAAACCTTATTTACAAAACGTCTCCCATAATTTTTGTACGGCGGCGTTCGGGAGGTAGCGCAATGaatttggaaaaaactttttttcaaaaaatcacagcacgcttagtttttaaggttaagtgttcatttttggctcctttttttctcattgccggaagtttagtatgcaaccatcagaaatgaaaaaaaatatcattatcatatataaatattggaatatatgacagcgaaaaaaaacgtatataattgtatacaaatcgcgctgtaagcaaaaccgttaaagctaatgagttaattttttttagttgtattgtacactaaattgcgatgattttggtatataacagattgtaaaacgattaaagcaacacagagaaaatattattacaaaatgatgcatgaattcgtaacgcacggacgtaaaaattttttttttttttaaattcaccataaatcgaaatattatgctagagactttccaattgtttcaaaatgaaggaaattgattgaatattactagactgtaagttttttttagcttacaattgcatttttttgaccatttcgatcgagttaaagttgaccgaaggttgatttttttctatttatcgttatttatatgaaaatatttcaaaaatggtaaaagttaaaagcatgatttattttttgttgtattctacatgaaattgcgcacatttttatgcataacactttatgtaacgaataatataaaacggcgaaaaaattacgacaagatgactcaagaaatgccaggattttcagcggagtccacgcgcgcggagcgaaggaaaaattttttcaaaaattcaccataaatcgaattattgtgctagagactttccgtttgttgcagaataaaggtaaatgattgattgttactagaatgtaagaattttggcttacgattgcgtttttcgagcatttcggttgagtcaaagttgaccgaatgttaaaattttgtcagttatcgtgatttaaatgaaaatatttgaaaactgttaaaactgttaagagctaaaagaatgatttaatttttgttgtattctgcatgaaattgcgcacattttgatgtataacactttatgtaacgaataatataaaacggcgaacaaattacgacaaggtgactcaagaaatgccaggattttcagcggagtccgctcgcgcggagcgaaggaaaaagtttttttcaaaaattcaccataaatcgaaatattgtgctagagactttcagtttgttgcagaataaaggtaaatgattgattgttactagaatgtaagaattttggcctaagattgcgtttttcgagcatttcggtcgagtcaaagttgaccgaatgttaaaattttgccagttatcgtgatttaaattaaaatatttcaaaaatgttaagagctaaaagaatgatttattttttgatgtattCTACATTAAaatgcgcacattttgatgtataaaacctcatgtaacgaataatataaaacggcgaaaaaattacgacaaggtgactcaagaaatgccaggattttcagcggagtccgcgctagcggagcgaaggaaaaagttttttcaaaaattcaccataaatcgaaatattgtgctagagactttccgtttgttgcagaataaaggtaaatgattgatttttactagaatgtaagaattttggcctaagattgcgtttttcgagcatttcggtcgagtcaaagttgaccgaatgttaaaattttgccagttatcgtgatttaaatgaaaatatttcaaaactgttaagagctaaaagaacgatttattttttgttgtattctacatgaaaatgcgcacattttgatgtataaaactttatgtaacgaataatataaaacggcgaaaaaattacggcaaggtgactcaagaaatgctgacattttcagtggatttcccgcgcgcggagcgaaggaaaaagtttttttttcaaaaattcaccataaatcaaaatattgtgctagagactttccgtttgttgcagaataaatttaaatgattgattgttactagaatgtaagaattttggcctacgattgcgtttttcgagcatttcggtcgagtcaaagttgacctaatgttaaaattttgtcagttatcgtgattcaaatgaaaatatttgaaaactgttaagagctaaaagaatgatttatttttttattgtattctacatgaaattgtgcacattttgatgtataacactttatgtaacgaataatgtaaaaaaacaaaaaattacgacaaggtgactcaagaaatgctgacattttcagtggatttccaGAATTATGGAGCGAGGGAaaacgttttttaaaaaattcaccataaatcaaaatattgtgctagagactttccgtttgttgcaaaatgaaggtaaaggattgaatatcaccagaatattagatttttgcttacccaaaaagccccaaataaaaaaaaaaaaaaaaaatatatatatatatatatatatatatatatatatatatatatatatatatatatatatatatatatatatatatatatacacatttatatatatatatatatatatatatatatatatatatatatatatatatatatacatacacattcatacatacacatatattattatattgttttttactttggtacggatacataactaaaaggaatgcttgtttcaactttgtttttgcataaaacgaaataatatacaaaacaccaataaatagagatatataaaaacttgtaataaatataaaactaaaaataaattcaatgcagaacaCTCACTCGTAATATTGACccttcgttctgttcttgttttctccctcctccattgaagtcttgcatttttttcctctcgacatgacgaggcacaggcggaggagggagacgcgcccCTTACTGCGGATGGGCCGCGACTGGCAGCCCGCTGCGCCTCCGGGTGtcgctcgggtaggcgcactccaatatataactgcagtgtggtacttgcggtTACACTCctcgaacctgcaaagtgctaccttgcaggtgcgacagacgaacCGGGTGTCTctccttctgccattcatatgacACACCCAGCAATCCTTTCTgtttacgcccttctaggagctccagtgtgtgatctgcctgcagccgacacacagggtcgactacccgacgggacactggaatgtgagggagggcggcagcatcaccaagggcggcggcatcatccagggcggcggcatcatcaacGGCGGCGGCATCTTCAAGGGCGGcagcagcaggggcggcgtcggcaggagcaggaataCCGAGGCTGGCCCTCCTAGtgacatctgccctttcctctcggggaagagctggagctcggggcaggggggtggtgttggaaggccactcctctgggttgaagtttatgagggcattcccagccacctcaagaaactggatgtgggtcaacctccgagcgtcagaattgtacccacagtaaaggatgtaggcattctggagggccaactgaaggaggtatttgacgagcttctgtgtccaactcctggttctcctggcgaagggataatactggatgagttgatcaaagagatcaactcctcccatgtgcctgttgtagtgcccgatgacagtagggcgttggacacgaaactcctcatacgtaactcggccctgccgacgtgtcttcttccgctgaatgatctcttcttggatgggctcatgactcctcgtaatcatgggcacgagtcagacccccttccaacagatgacgaagacatctcccttccgccgccactctgtctctcctcttgcaagatgttgcgggtggctagcaaacctcttgaggacattcggggcccacGCACCAACCAAAGGGTACtgtgacgtgcacacctgcttcatacagttcctgggccagggataccgagttataataattatccataaacaggtggtatccctggttacggaaacgatccacaagaccgaagacagtgtcacgcagcgtggagaagaccccagaatacaccgagaagtccacgacgtatccagtgttggcttccgtaatgaaaaataactttacaccatatttctttggcttcttggggttgtacacttttatacttagaggccctttgtatggcatcataccctcatccaaagaaaggttcttggaaggaaccacgagaaactggcaccgttcacgaatgtactcaAACACTGGACGGACTAAGATGAGGCAGTCGGGGTTATTACGGGTACAGCCCTtccggttgaaggcgttgaaatacctgtccatcgCCAGGAAACTATTACAACTATcacgggcataatgccgggcacattgggcgtatcttaaaaaaattctgcctcaatattgcctgacgtcggcagcaggcatcattcaaaaaaaatgtggagccccaaaaaatgcgccatgtccatGAAGTTGCAGCCCGCCAGCGAttacgacaacgtcgtctgcagttcctcacggcagtaccgagcgtaatctgcGGTCTCTCAACaggaattccagcaattcccgcgtcaggaagagcttaatgaaccccagtgcagtgagaggcacagggacggtcagtccaggtgctgccgtgaatgggtgcatgtcagGTGGGGTGGgctcctccaaccacccctcatcactttcggacgaacggccttcacccaagctgccgcgatgttgcgaccttctacgggcctgTGCTCGCGCACGCGTGCATGGACGGGCACGTTGGCACGCCTACACACTCCCACCCTCCCAGCTGGTCCGtctcctcactttcaccatcactttctgtctcgtccccaccagccacaatcgggcctcctcctcctcctcagactctccctcacacgcactgaaaccactaaattccaattcactttcctcctgtggctccacgtgacggacattgggggcaagtaCTCGTCAATCATCactaacatcaggcgtgatgtcctcatcactggatgaccaactgccaccaaatcaggacttcccacctgctctagatcgagctccgacaagtacttcatcaatgtccttttgttggaggcctcccaaatgctttcggatgcccctcaggacaccccatgcttcctaggggtcgtaaaaggcacgggatgtggtccttggtccccttcagTCAtacgtggccgcacaacacggcgcgctgagaagctgggtcatcttgggtacttggtccctctccagcatcccagtctaaaactcgtctcacacgct of the Macrobrachium rosenbergii isolate ZJJX-2024 unplaced genomic scaffold, ASM4041242v1 171, whole genome shotgun sequence genome contains:
- the LOC136838116 gene encoding gastrula zinc finger protein XlCGF57.1-like isoform X2, which gives rise to MNPEHSLEFPLKSETEDSLSLPSIKQENSNMAAFSETSNDDSLSLDPLMDIKIEPEVFCESNEDDEYSYEMNSVVNEKDQISCKKEVKQERRNSQNGEKRFRSTDSEKAFYKKTNLTSHITNPTRAKAFMCKECGKAFSQESVLKVHMRSHTGEKPFVCKECGKAFSQKPNLTHHMRIHTGEKPFMCKECGKAFSRKPHLSNHMTLHTGEKPFMCKECGKAFSQKPNLTRHMRIHTGEKPFMCKECGKTFSQESDVKIHMRSHTGEKPFMCKECGKAFSRKSDLTLHMRIHTGEKPFMCKDCGKAFSQTPSLTDHMRIHTGEKPFMCKECGKAFSRKPNLTRHMRMHTGEKPFMCKECGKAFSQKRSLTRHMRSHTGEKPFMCEKCGKVFSQKHQLTVHMRIHTGENLIGV